Below is a window of Candidatus Dadabacteria bacterium DNA.
TTCTGCTCGGCTCAACATACGCCACGCTCCACGGCTCAGGTCCGAGGCATCTTAGGAATGTGTGCGGATTGAAAGTTCCCGCGCCCTTTTCGGTGTCGTAGGGCTGGGCGATGACGCATCCCCGGCTTGCCCAGAAGTCCTGAAGGGAGAGTATGAGTTTCTGAAAGGTCATCTGCGCGGAAGCGGTTTTCAAACAGTAACATTAAACGGGCGCAACGGGAAATTTTTTCTGCGGAGCGCGGCGTTTTTTGATATATTTCAGTTCTCCCCGACATGAGCGATTTGCCTGAAAACACCCCGGCGGTTTCAACCGACCGCGGGCTGCTTGAGATGTTTCCCGAAAGTTTTGCGAGAGAGCACGGCGCGGTCCCCGTCCGCACGGACGACGGGAGGATTGCCGTGGCGGTGGCGGCGGGCGGCGCGTCCGCCGATGTGCTTGAGTATGTGAAGTTCCGCTGCGGCGCGCCGGTGAGTCTGGTTTCCGTCCGCCCGGAAACGCTGCGCTCCCTTATTGAAAGCGGATACGGCGGCGGGGAGGAGGCGGAAGGGGTTTTCTCTCCCGACTCAATCAGGCGTATGGCCAATGAAGCCTCGGCGGAGACCGGCTCTCCGGAGGACGGCGCGCCCCCGAAGCACGACTACGTTTCTCTCTCGTCTCCGGTGGTGCGGCTTTCAAACTCAATAATAGAGGAGGCGTTTTCAAAGAGGGCGAGCGACATACATATTGAGCCGTATGAGAATGAACTCAGGGTCAGATACAGGATTGACGGCGTGCTGTATGTGTTTCACAGGTTTCCCCCGCGAATTGCGCCCGCGCTGACCTCAAGGCTGAAGGTTATGTGCGAACTTGACATAGCCGAAAAAAGGCGCGCGCAGCAGGGGCGCATGAACTTCCGCGCATCCGGCGGGCGCAGTTTTGAGTGCAGGATTTCGGTTGTTCCCGTCATATTCGGCGAGAAGGTTGCCGTCAGAATTCTGGACAAGGGGCCCCTGCACTTCAGTCTGGGCAAGCTCGGTTTTACAGACGCCCAGCTCGCGGATTTTGAAAAATCCGTCCGCGCGGAAAACGGGATGGTGCTTATCGCGGGCCCCACGGGAAGCGGAAAGACCACGACCCTTTACTCCGTCATTGAGGAGATAAAGAGCGAGGAGACAAACATCATCACCGCCGAAGACCCCATTGAATACAACCTGCCCGGAATAAGTCAGGTTCAGGTCAGGGAAGCCGTGGGGCTTACCTTTCCCGAATGCCTGAGGTCTTTTCTCCGGCAGGACCCCGATGTGATTCTTGTGGGCGAGATACGCGACCGCGAAACGGCGGACATAGCGGTCAAGGCGTCCCTTACGGGGCATCTTATGCTGTCAACCATCCACACCACGGACGCGCTTTCGGCGGTCGTGCGCCTGCTGGACATGGGGGTTGAGCCGTTTCTGGTCGCCTCGTCCCTGCGGGCGGTGGCGGCGCAGAGGCTTGTGCGCGTCATCTGCGAGCGTTGCAGCCGTCCCCTCTC
It encodes the following:
- a CDS encoding GspE/PulE family protein produces the protein MSDLPENTPAVSTDRGLLEMFPESFAREHGAVPVRTDDGRIAVAVAAGGASADVLEYVKFRCGAPVSLVSVRPETLRSLIESGYGGGEEAEGVFSPDSIRRMANEASAETGSPEDGAPPKHDYVSLSSPVVRLSNSIIEEAFSKRASDIHIEPYENELRVRYRIDGVLYVFHRFPPRIAPALTSRLKVMCELDIAEKRRAQQGRMNFRASGGRSFECRISVVPVIFGEKVAVRILDKGPLHFSLGKLGFTDAQLADFEKSVRAENGMVLIAGPTGSGKTTTLYSVIEEIKSEETNIITAEDPIEYNLPGISQVQVREAVGLTFPECLRSFLRQDPDVILVGEIRDRETADIAVKASLTGHLMLSTIHTTDALSAVVRLLDMGVEPFLVASSLRAVAAQRLVRVICERCSRPLSPSAPVSPEFAGIRDGLREGAGCPACSNLGYRGREAVYEVAVVDAELREMIVSGAPLSDMRKWASRAGMSTMRENAVLKLKRGVTTAEEVLKNTPADEK